In Candidatus Fermentibacter sp., a single window of DNA contains:
- a CDS encoding GWxTD domain-containing protein, with amino-acid sequence MRGSDLSAVLLAAAVCSAGSGLATTSEGDLGFSIDTALFRLVDSDSLLLEVYESVPVDQFANTEGLATFQTDVVLMSAEGDTVAVQQWISETEWTEGREIVNSTVMAVGPGDHSLLVTITDLGNGRRGAAARSVAGLDAGALSEMEVANTVMPAAEESQNPLRKGGLLVFPAADGRFDLPGEHRAFIYSEIYGMGGVSVLRQSRFTDASGALLFARPWDLVQIPEGVEAVGLIDSLDLSGARVSGLHYIETAVIAGGDTLIARKPVMVLRQTAAAVAEIDPAATGDAVSFLRQFTLILSSGERAVFDGLDGDDARAAYYGQYWASRPSAERADFEARCREAESFASVFREGWRTDRGRVYIKFGRPDEIERMPIQVDMLPYEIWTFTSQGTETFVFVDNDGTGNFTQLYSTVPGEVSYSNWENMLSPVGAGTTGDTE; translated from the coding sequence ATGAGAGGATCTGACCTGTCGGCGGTCCTGCTCGCCGCGGCGGTGTGCTCCGCCGGATCGGGGCTCGCCACGACATCCGAGGGTGATCTGGGCTTCAGCATCGACACGGCCCTGTTCCGCCTCGTCGATTCAGACTCGCTCCTCCTCGAGGTGTACGAGAGCGTCCCGGTCGACCAGTTCGCGAACACCGAAGGCCTGGCAACCTTCCAGACGGACGTGGTGCTGATGTCCGCGGAGGGTGACACGGTCGCGGTTCAGCAGTGGATATCGGAGACGGAATGGACCGAGGGCCGCGAGATCGTGAACTCCACGGTCATGGCCGTAGGGCCGGGGGATCATTCCCTCCTCGTCACCATCACCGATCTCGGAAATGGCAGGAGGGGAGCCGCGGCCAGGTCCGTTGCCGGCCTGGATGCGGGGGCCCTGAGCGAGATGGAGGTCGCGAACACCGTGATGCCCGCGGCCGAGGAATCCCAGAATCCGCTCCGCAAGGGCGGTCTGCTTGTCTTCCCGGCTGCCGACGGCAGGTTCGACCTGCCCGGAGAGCACAGGGCCTTCATCTACTCCGAGATCTACGGCATGGGCGGAGTTTCGGTGCTCAGGCAGAGCCGCTTCACGGATGCCTCGGGCGCCCTGCTGTTCGCCCGCCCCTGGGATCTCGTGCAGATCCCCGAGGGTGTGGAGGCGGTCGGTCTGATCGACAGCCTCGACCTATCGGGCGCACGGGTCTCCGGTCTCCACTATATCGAAACAGCCGTCATCGCAGGCGGGGACACCCTCATCGCGCGCAAGCCCGTCATGGTGCTGCGCCAGACCGCGGCTGCCGTGGCTGAAATCGACCCGGCCGCCACCGGAGATGCAGTCTCCTTCCTGCGGCAGTTCACTCTTATCCTGTCATCCGGTGAAAGGGCGGTATTCGATGGTCTCGACGGAGACGATGCGAGAGCCGCCTACTACGGTCAGTACTGGGCATCGAGACCTTCCGCCGAGAGGGCGGACTTCGAGGCCCGGTGCAGGGAGGCGGAGTCCTTCGCCTCCGTGTTCAGAGAGGGATGGAGGACCGACAGGGGAAGGGTCTACATCAAGTTCGGGAGGCCCGACGAGATCGAGCGCATGCCGATCCAGGTCGACATGCTCCCCTACGAGATCTGGACCTTCACCAGCCAGGGAACCGAGACGTTCGTGTTCGTCGACAACGACGGCACGGGCAACTTCACCCAGCTCTACTCCACGGTTCCCGGAGAGGTCAGCTACTCCAACTGGGAGAACATGCTGTCCCCCGTAGGCGCCGGCACGACTGGAGATACGGAATGA
- a CDS encoding GWxTD domain-containing protein, whose translation MTVPALILLAATGLQLGWTVEPATASEPGSIRVSALLEEGDLVFVFGEGPETATFETVATLEGDGEGFARSGGTVVRSDLPFIQELVLEDVESGGYRLSLMVRDLESGRVTMREATLDVPVRTAESWSSSMIRLTGGRERIAGSVDIAWQAFPPAGSEPDVPVTAAYALRYLSGETLQEGWLRDSGGVFTATIPLQSVHSGDYELIVAALLDSTVQTSSALLLGVEEDWDIWGRNASMTADLVRPIADPSLLDEIEDVDSEAGRMAVMSEFWKALDPTPMTERNEYRELYLERLDTIMERFSRSATPGIETDMGLVYALLGEPDILEDMPFETADTPYQVWTYFTPPITVVFADQYGIGMYELVTSWPEIRRAYERI comes from the coding sequence ATGACTGTACCGGCACTCATCCTCCTCGCGGCAACCGGCCTCCAGCTCGGCTGGACGGTAGAGCCCGCCACGGCCTCGGAGCCCGGCTCGATCAGGGTCAGCGCCCTGCTCGAGGAGGGGGATCTCGTCTTCGTCTTCGGTGAAGGGCCGGAAACCGCCACCTTCGAGACGGTAGCGACCCTCGAGGGTGACGGTGAGGGCTTCGCCAGGAGCGGGGGCACGGTGGTCCGGTCCGATCTCCCGTTCATCCAGGAGCTCGTCCTCGAGGATGTCGAGTCCGGTGGATACCGCCTGTCGCTCATGGTCCGCGACCTCGAATCGGGTCGCGTCACGATGCGCGAGGCGACCCTGGACGTCCCGGTGAGAACGGCGGAGAGCTGGTCCTCCTCGATGATACGGCTGACCGGCGGGCGCGAGCGCATCGCAGGCTCGGTCGACATCGCATGGCAAGCCTTCCCTCCTGCCGGATCGGAACCGGACGTCCCGGTCACCGCGGCGTACGCCCTGAGATATCTCTCCGGAGAAACCCTGCAGGAGGGATGGCTCCGGGATTCCGGCGGCGTCTTCACCGCCACGATCCCGCTGCAGTCCGTCCATTCCGGTGACTACGAGCTCATCGTGGCGGCGCTCCTGGACTCCACGGTCCAGACATCGTCGGCCCTTCTGCTCGGAGTCGAGGAGGACTGGGACATCTGGGGGAGGAACGCCTCCATGACAGCCGACCTGGTGAGGCCGATCGCCGACCCATCCCTCCTCGACGAGATCGAGGATGTGGATTCTGAAGCCGGCAGGATGGCCGTCATGTCGGAGTTCTGGAAGGCGCTCGACCCCACCCCGATGACGGAGCGGAACGAGTACCGGGAACTGTATCTCGAGAGACTCGATACGATAATGGAACGCTTCTCCAGGTCGGCCACCCCGGGCATAGAGACGGACATGGGTCTGGTCTACGCCCTTCTCGGAGAGCCCGACATCCTGGAGGACATGCCGTTCGAAACCGCCGACACTCCCTACCAGGTCTGGACCTACTTCACACCGCCCATCACGGTGGTCTTCGCCGACCAGTACGGAATCGGCATGTACGAACTCGTCACCTCATGGCCCGAGATCAGGAGGGCGTATGAGAGGATCTGA
- a CDS encoding PorV/PorQ family protein: MKLTGRILVAAAAVLLLFPAVADASFAKVGTAGAQFLKLGLGTRGAAMGGAFVATADDASAAWWNPACLVRVPGTQVQLTHTEWFEDVRYEAGVVTREFPMIGTFALQFGLLSSGDMDETTIEQPQGTGETFTCSDMVVGLTYSRMLTDRFSTGVTFKYVHEGWDDIGASGVAVDLGTLYNTGFRSLRIGMTIQHFGGELTPDGDFDDYYSGADSLSSYTAYSLPMTFKLGLAMDVIDEGPHFMTIAVDGIHPNDNVEQVGIGGEYWYNGMVAIRGGYRVNTDEEGLTAGAGFRIPVGGQTIALDYAYADFNRLDMVHRASLGFEF; encoded by the coding sequence ATGAAACTGACAGGAAGAATCCTGGTTGCAGCGGCTGCCGTCCTCCTGCTCTTCCCGGCGGTGGCAGACGCCAGCTTCGCCAAGGTCGGCACTGCCGGCGCCCAGTTCCTCAAGCTGGGGCTGGGCACCAGGGGCGCCGCGATGGGTGGAGCCTTCGTAGCCACGGCGGACGATGCGAGCGCAGCCTGGTGGAACCCGGCATGTCTGGTACGCGTGCCCGGCACGCAGGTCCAGCTTACCCACACCGAGTGGTTCGAGGATGTCCGGTACGAGGCGGGCGTGGTGACGCGGGAATTCCCGATGATCGGCACCTTCGCCCTCCAGTTCGGGCTCCTCAGCTCCGGCGACATGGACGAGACGACCATCGAGCAGCCCCAGGGCACCGGTGAGACCTTCACCTGCAGCGACATGGTCGTCGGGCTGACCTATTCCAGGATGCTGACCGACAGGTTCAGCACGGGTGTGACGTTCAAGTACGTCCACGAAGGGTGGGACGACATAGGCGCCTCCGGAGTCGCCGTCGACCTCGGGACGCTGTACAACACGGGCTTCCGCTCGCTGCGCATCGGCATGACGATCCAGCACTTCGGCGGCGAGCTCACGCCGGATGGTGATTTCGACGACTACTACAGCGGGGCTGACTCGCTGTCCTCCTACACCGCGTACTCCCTGCCCATGACCTTCAAGCTGGGCCTCGCGATGGACGTCATCGACGAGGGTCCCCACTTCATGACGATCGCCGTCGACGGGATCCATCCCAACGACAACGTCGAGCAGGTGGGCATCGGAGGGGAATACTGGTACAACGGCATGGTCGCGATCCGTGGCGGCTACAGGGTCAATACGGACGAGGAGGGGCTCACGGCCGGTGCGGGATTCCGCATCCCCGTCGGCGGGCAGACGATAGCCCTCGACTACGCATATGCCGACTTCAACAGGCTGGACATGGTGCACAGGGCCAGCCTGGGGTTCGAGTTCTAG
- a CDS encoding energy transducer TonB, whose translation MSTHANSEFQERSALLYDWAIAGAIASMILLLEVIPRSEMGRISTRTTDTEMEAVEADIAFDEQVEEQQEEVQQQQEEMQQAAEQMIQELQTDVTISLSTDTIGLSSVTTVSQTIEDIGPGDGGTEMGPPRFMPAEVFPSCTFQPAPEYPEMARMAGVEGNVVLWVYVKTDGTVGDVQLYNSSGVESLDQAALSAAPRTRWVPASNNGIPVGVWTTLTYRFTLTT comes from the coding sequence ATGAGCACCCATGCGAACAGCGAGTTCCAGGAGCGCTCGGCCCTCCTGTACGACTGGGCGATCGCGGGCGCAATCGCCAGCATGATCCTGCTCCTCGAGGTCATCCCGAGGAGCGAGATGGGGCGCATCAGCACCCGCACGACCGACACCGAGATGGAGGCAGTCGAGGCCGACATAGCCTTCGACGAGCAGGTCGAGGAGCAGCAGGAGGAGGTCCAGCAGCAGCAGGAGGAGATGCAGCAGGCCGCGGAGCAGATGATCCAGGAGCTCCAGACCGATGTCACCATCTCCCTCAGCACCGACACGATAGGCCTCTCCAGCGTCACGACGGTGTCCCAGACCATAGAGGACATCGGCCCCGGCGACGGTGGCACCGAGATGGGTCCCCCCAGGTTCATGCCCGCGGAGGTGTTCCCTTCCTGCACGTTCCAGCCTGCGCCCGAGTACCCCGAAATGGCCAGGATGGCCGGCGTGGAAGGCAACGTCGTGCTCTGGGTCTACGTGAAGACGGACGGCACTGTGGGCGACGTGCAGCTCTACAACTCGAGCGGGGTCGAATCCCTCGACCAGGCGGCGCTCTCTGCGGCGCCCCGCACCCGCTGGGTACCGGCGTCGAACAACGGGATACCGGTGGGAGTGTGGACCACGCTCACTTACCGGTTCACCCTGACGACATGA
- a CDS encoding biopolymer transporter ExbD, producing the protein MLIQRRIRAAAKVYTGSSADLVFILIIFFMSTTLFKEEGGMSIRFPQAHPEVMTEIGKQSLSIKVWIKQVTPGDPSSELVARIGDFDMPVSDVPQQLRTLSERLWREQNKSVDVIVFNVDQRVPMGDMVELFNALRYEELYSVMFNAVEHSY; encoded by the coding sequence ATGCTGATACAGCGTAGGATCAGAGCTGCGGCGAAGGTCTACACCGGATCCTCGGCGGACCTCGTCTTCATTCTCATCATCTTCTTCATGAGCACGACCCTCTTCAAGGAGGAGGGCGGGATGAGCATAAGGTTCCCGCAGGCCCATCCCGAGGTCATGACGGAGATAGGCAAGCAGTCGCTCTCGATCAAGGTGTGGATCAAGCAGGTCACGCCGGGCGACCCGTCGAGCGAGCTGGTGGCCCGCATCGGCGACTTCGACATGCCCGTGAGCGACGTTCCCCAGCAGCTGCGGACTCTCAGCGAGCGGCTCTGGCGCGAGCAGAACAAGTCCGTCGACGTGATAGTGTTCAACGTCGACCAGAGGGTCCCCATGGGGGACATGGTCGAACTGTTCAACGCTTTGCGCTACGAAGAGCTCTACAGCGTGATGTTCAACGCGGTAGAGCATTCCTACTGA
- a CDS encoding biopolymer transporter ExbD, translating into MRLLKKPTASADIPEASMADIGFLLLIFFLVTTTFEVQKGISYRLPKKPDEQTQEVIIDEANRLMMTVKQWGLNEYVALIDQAPPGGPLQRARAGEDVSLESDSLVSGIRSLASDRVEALSATRSRLLTNVLVAMDLPENTYSSLERAVEGENLVPQVKPGLMRILLGGEIAVDDDPLFGQVAFGDTLVLADAVQGEIATVVRESELVVILKFFPDCDYNGMVQALDMLRRNGVSRTGITIQERTGGGA; encoded by the coding sequence ATGCGACTCCTCAAGAAACCGACAGCAAGCGCGGACATCCCGGAAGCATCGATGGCCGACATCGGCTTCCTGCTGCTGATCTTCTTCCTCGTCACGACGACGTTCGAGGTCCAGAAGGGCATCTCCTACAGGCTGCCCAAGAAGCCCGACGAGCAGACGCAGGAAGTCATCATCGACGAGGCCAACCGCCTCATGATGACGGTCAAGCAGTGGGGCCTGAACGAGTATGTCGCACTCATCGACCAGGCTCCTCCGGGGGGTCCGCTCCAGAGGGCCAGGGCGGGCGAGGACGTGAGCCTCGAGTCCGACTCGCTGGTGTCCGGTATACGGTCGCTGGCGAGCGACAGGGTCGAGGCGCTCTCCGCCACCCGTTCGAGGCTGCTCACCAACGTGCTCGTGGCGATGGACCTGCCCGAGAACACGTACTCGAGCCTCGAGCGGGCAGTCGAGGGCGAGAACCTGGTTCCCCAGGTGAAGCCCGGCCTCATGCGGATCCTGCTCGGCGGCGAGATAGCCGTCGACGACGATCCCCTGTTCGGGCAGGTGGCGTTCGGCGACACCCTCGTCCTGGCCGACGCCGTACAGGGCGAGATAGCTACGGTCGTGAGGGAGAGCGAACTCGTCGTCATCCTCAAGTTCTTCCCCGACTGCGACTACAACGGAATGGTCCAGGCGCTCGACATGCTCAGGCGCAACGGCGTCAGCCGTACCGGTATAACGATCCAGGAGAGGACGGGGGGTGGGGCCTGA
- a CDS encoding MotA/TolQ/ExbB proton channel family protein: MRNILLAVLMLAAASWAQAPADTTAPAPVDTTTQIAEPVVEPVTPPADSAAVPAGEDIERPQNAAMDLKDLFIAGGIFMWPLLLSAIIGVAIGIERYIVLRKCKINQGTFLDQLGGYIRKGDHKGAEDLCDRTRGPVASILRAGLVRRDKGLEAVEKGIETAAQVEMSFLEKGLIVMASVVVVAPMLGFLGTVSGMINAFGAIAAAKNVEASLVASGIQEALITTAAGLMIAIPVQLAYNWYISIIGRYVIDMEEASSFLIDTLSDMELLKKL; this comes from the coding sequence ATGCGTAACATTCTCTTGGCAGTCCTCATGCTGGCTGCTGCTTCCTGGGCGCAGGCACCCGCCGATACGACCGCTCCGGCCCCCGTCGACACCACCACCCAGATCGCCGAGCCGGTCGTCGAGCCGGTGACCCCGCCCGCCGACTCCGCGGCCGTTCCCGCAGGCGAGGACATCGAGAGGCCCCAGAACGCCGCGATGGACCTGAAGGACCTGTTCATCGCCGGCGGCATATTCATGTGGCCGCTGCTCCTCAGCGCCATCATCGGTGTAGCGATCGGCATCGAGAGGTACATCGTCCTGCGCAAGTGCAAGATCAACCAGGGCACCTTCCTCGACCAGCTCGGCGGGTACATCCGCAAGGGCGACCACAAGGGCGCCGAAGATCTCTGTGACCGCACCCGCGGTCCTGTTGCATCCATCCTCCGCGCCGGCCTCGTCAGGCGTGACAAGGGCCTCGAGGCAGTGGAGAAGGGTATCGAGACCGCCGCCCAGGTAGAGATGTCCTTCCTCGAGAAGGGGCTCATCGTCATGGCCTCCGTGGTCGTCGTGGCCCCGATGCTCGGCTTCCTCGGCACCGTCTCGGGCATGATCAACGCCTTCGGCGCCATCGCCGCGGCGAAGAACGTCGAGGCCAGCCTGGTCGCGAGCGGTATCCAGGAGGCCCTCATCACCACGGCTGCCGGCCTCATGATCGCCATCCCCGTGCAGCTCGCCTATAACTGGTACATCTCGATCATCGGCAGGTACGTCATCGACATGGAGGAGGCGAGCAGCTTCCTGATCGATACACTCTCCGACATGGAACTGCTCAAGAAGCTCTAG
- a CDS encoding TonB-dependent receptor, whose protein sequence is MLGRATAITAALVLCLALVAGAGTTGKIAGRVTDNSGNPLIGATVMIVGTSFGAMTDANGEYFIINLEPGEYNLSANMVGMAGSTANGVQVSADLTTRMDFTLNTTTVGSTVIQVTDQRGMILRDVTSSMHVVGRDEIKTLPVAGVQDVVNRQAGTTDRGGLHMRGGRSGEVAYLVDGIVQQDATSNSFTADIPMSAVAETSVMTGGFGAEYGNAQSGIVQIITREGGNSYTGEIELSGNDWQSLGLADDWTWQSSRGEAGPFSEARLNAEAAVGGPEPITSFLLPAMGINVPGDNRLFLSGEFLEIGGGEENRYQYQFNGWQTQYSGQAKLTIRPSARTKINFSGYLMDRDYGWSDWAWNRFEEPYIDTDTSSSTYGDTLAWGQDIRFGLPTRFLENTSISMGLTQTLSDATFMELKLNQYVSTFSYKIRNTDMTWLGEGWTAADWLLYSPSRIQDTDGFYRQGASRMAWGDTRSQTSTARFDLTSQINQQHQLKTGFEATYYDVFDYSVDTASGGNIYLNRYHAFPNAGAVYFQDKMEYRGMIVNAGLRFDYFDPNFDEFPADPSNPVTPGTTPEDPDHIVNPIEVPIKYHLSPRVGFSHPITERDVLHFTYGHFFQMPMLDRMYSGSSYDLSGAFPLIGNVDLEPEQTIAYEVGVKHQFDDYTMLDVTGFYKDITGLVDTEKNFYTAVDSYDRYINGDFGNVRGAELTLMRRPTGFFSASASYTYQVAKGKSSGATQNYSYLWSGWVIPKHESYLDWDQRHSFNADLDFRIPQGEGPRIGNYPFLEGFGTTVTFNYGSGFPYTPAGQASASPEINSSRYPWTLDTDVKINRTIWAGPLTMDVYCWIINVFDRRNITTIADFAWYDADQDGDGRPDRDPTGAQDNPYVYSRPRMIRFGFGLEW, encoded by the coding sequence GTGCTAGGAAGGGCTACGGCTATCACTGCCGCTCTGGTCCTGTGCCTCGCGCTTGTTGCCGGCGCGGGTACCACCGGCAAGATCGCTGGAAGGGTCACTGACAATTCCGGCAATCCCCTCATCGGCGCCACCGTGATGATCGTCGGCACGTCCTTCGGGGCGATGACCGACGCCAACGGCGAGTACTTCATCATCAACCTCGAACCCGGCGAGTACAACCTGTCCGCCAACATGGTGGGCATGGCCGGCTCGACGGCGAACGGCGTGCAGGTCAGCGCCGACCTCACCACGAGGATGGACTTCACCCTCAACACCACCACGGTCGGCAGCACGGTCATCCAGGTCACCGACCAGCGCGGCATGATCCTCAGGGACGTGACGTCCTCCATGCACGTCGTCGGCCGTGACGAGATCAAGACCCTGCCCGTGGCCGGCGTCCAGGACGTCGTCAACCGCCAGGCCGGCACGACCGACCGCGGCGGCCTCCACATGCGCGGCGGCCGTTCCGGCGAGGTGGCATACCTCGTCGACGGCATCGTCCAGCAGGATGCCACATCCAACTCCTTCACGGCCGACATCCCGATGTCGGCAGTCGCCGAGACGTCGGTCATGACCGGCGGCTTCGGCGCCGAGTACGGCAATGCCCAGTCGGGCATCGTCCAGATCATCACCCGCGAGGGCGGGAACTCCTACACGGGCGAGATCGAGCTCAGCGGCAACGACTGGCAGTCCCTCGGCCTGGCCGACGACTGGACCTGGCAGTCGAGCCGCGGCGAGGCAGGCCCGTTCTCCGAGGCGCGCCTCAACGCCGAGGCCGCAGTCGGCGGCCCCGAGCCCATCACCAGCTTCCTGCTGCCCGCCATGGGCATCAACGTCCCCGGCGACAACAGGCTCTTCCTCTCCGGCGAGTTCCTCGAGATCGGCGGCGGCGAGGAGAACAGGTACCAGTACCAGTTCAACGGCTGGCAGACCCAGTACTCCGGCCAGGCCAAGCTCACGATCCGTCCCAGCGCCCGCACCAAGATAAACTTCTCGGGCTACCTGATGGACAGGGACTACGGCTGGAGCGACTGGGCCTGGAACAGGTTCGAGGAACCCTACATCGACACCGATACCAGCTCCTCCACCTACGGCGACACGCTGGCCTGGGGTCAGGACATCAGGTTCGGACTCCCCACCAGGTTCCTCGAGAACACGAGCATCAGCATGGGCCTCACCCAGACCCTCAGCGACGCCACTTTCATGGAGCTGAAGCTCAACCAGTACGTGTCCACCTTCAGCTACAAGATCCGCAACACGGACATGACCTGGCTGGGCGAGGGCTGGACCGCGGCAGACTGGCTGCTCTACTCCCCCTCCAGGATCCAGGACACCGACGGCTTCTACCGCCAGGGCGCCAGCAGGATGGCCTGGGGCGACACCCGCAGCCAGACATCCACTGCACGCTTCGACCTCACGAGCCAGATCAACCAGCAGCACCAGCTCAAGACCGGGTTCGAGGCCACCTACTACGACGTCTTCGACTACAGCGTCGACACGGCGTCGGGCGGAAACATCTACCTCAACCGCTACCACGCGTTCCCGAACGCCGGAGCGGTCTACTTCCAGGACAAGATGGAATACCGCGGGATGATCGTTAACGCCGGCCTCAGGTTCGACTACTTCGACCCCAACTTCGACGAGTTCCCGGCCGACCCGTCCAACCCGGTCACCCCGGGAACCACTCCCGAGGATCCCGACCACATCGTCAACCCCATCGAAGTGCCCATAAAGTACCACCTGAGCCCCCGCGTCGGCTTCTCGCACCCCATCACCGAGCGCGACGTGCTCCACTTCACCTATGGCCACTTCTTCCAGATGCCCATGCTGGACAGGATGTACTCCGGCTCGTCCTACGACCTGTCCGGCGCCTTCCCGCTGATCGGCAACGTCGACCTCGAGCCCGAGCAGACGATAGCCTACGAGGTGGGCGTCAAGCACCAGTTCGATGACTACACGATGCTCGACGTCACCGGCTTCTACAAGGACATCACCGGCCTGGTCGACACCGAGAAGAACTTCTACACCGCCGTCGACTCCTACGACCGCTACATCAACGGCGACTTCGGCAACGTCCGCGGCGCGGAGCTAACCCTGATGAGGCGCCCCACGGGCTTCTTCTCCGCCAGCGCCAGCTACACCTACCAGGTGGCCAAGGGCAAGTCCTCCGGCGCCACCCAGAACTACTCGTACCTCTGGTCCGGCTGGGTCATCCCCAAGCACGAGTCCTACCTCGACTGGGATCAGAGGCACTCCTTCAACGCCGACCTCGACTTCCGCATCCCCCAGGGCGAAGGCCCCAGGATCGGCAACTATCCGTTCCTCGAGGGTTTCGGGACGACCGTGACGTTCAACTACGGCTCGGGATTCCCGTACACTCCCGCGGGCCAGGCCAGCGCCTCCCCCGAGATCAACAGCAGCCGCTACCCCTGGACCCTCGACACCGACGTCAAGATCAACCGCACGATCTGGGCGGGCCCTCTGACGATGGATGTGTACTGCTGGATCATCAACGTCTTCGACCGCAGGAACATCACGACGATCGCCGATTTCGCCTGGTACGACGCCGACCAGGACGGTGACGGCAGGCCCGATCGCGATCCCACGGGCGCCCAGGACAATCCGTACGTCTACTCCCGCCCGAGGATGATCAGGTTCGGGTTCGGGCTGGAGTGGTAG
- a CDS encoding glutamate mutase L, which produces MADKEITRILATDCGSTTTKAILIEKREGEYRLITRGEAPTTVEAPAEDVTKGVLNAVGEIEDLMGRQFLTDDKEGVFVGDDPTRGVDIYMSTSSAGGGLQMTVAGVVKSMTGESAQRAALGAGAIVMDVVASNDGRLFHEKVADIRRLRPDMILQSGGIDGGTVDHVVELAQVIRAADPKPRFGVGYKLPVIYAGNKDAADEVSHELADIAALKVVPNIRPVLERENLGPARDTIHELFMEHVMAQAPGYGKLMQWAGHYVGNDWENVPIMPTPGAVGKLIEMVAKAEGIHVMGVDIGGATTDVFSVFDSEGQPVFNRTVSANLGMSYSVSNVLASAGLENVMRWVPFRMDEADLRNRIRNKMIRPTTVPQTLEELIVEQAIAREALRLALVQHRELAVGLKGVAQERTIGDAFDQTQTGATLVNMMQLDLLIGSGGVLSHAPRRSQAAMMLIDSFVPEGVTMLAVDSIFMMPQLGVLSEVLPRAATEVFDKDCLIRLGSCVAPAGQGRDGQQAAALTMHMPDGKTREAVIEFGRMQVIPLGVGEKARTSIRPAKGVDLGEGAGRNIEVDLEGGVVGVVLDGRGRPFVLPAGDSERVKKLQEWAMALTAYPDKFLSLGR; this is translated from the coding sequence GCCGACAAGGAGATAACTAGGATACTGGCGACCGACTGCGGAAGCACGACGACCAAGGCCATCCTCATCGAGAAGAGGGAGGGCGAGTACCGCCTCATCACGAGGGGCGAGGCGCCCACCACGGTCGAGGCCCCCGCGGAGGACGTCACCAAGGGCGTGCTCAACGCCGTCGGGGAGATAGAGGACCTCATGGGGAGGCAGTTCCTCACCGACGACAAGGAGGGCGTCTTCGTGGGTGACGACCCGACCCGTGGCGTCGACATCTACATGTCCACCTCCTCGGCCGGCGGCGGGCTCCAGATGACCGTCGCCGGGGTCGTGAAGAGCATGACCGGCGAGAGCGCCCAGAGGGCCGCCCTCGGGGCCGGTGCGATCGTGATGGACGTGGTGGCGTCGAACGACGGCCGCCTGTTCCACGAGAAGGTGGCCGACATCCGCCGGTTGCGCCCCGACATGATCCTGCAGTCGGGCGGGATCGACGGCGGAACGGTCGACCACGTCGTCGAGCTCGCGCAGGTCATCAGGGCCGCCGATCCCAAGCCCCGCTTCGGCGTGGGATACAAGCTGCCCGTCATCTACGCCGGCAACAAGGACGCCGCGGACGAGGTCAGCCACGAGCTGGCGGACATCGCCGCCCTGAAGGTCGTGCCCAACATCAGGCCCGTGCTGGAGAGGGAGAACCTCGGCCCCGCCCGCGACACGATCCACGAGCTCTTCATGGAGCACGTGATGGCGCAGGCGCCGGGATACGGCAAGCTGATGCAGTGGGCCGGACACTACGTGGGGAACGACTGGGAGAACGTGCCCATCATGCCCACCCCCGGCGCCGTAGGCAAGCTGATCGAGATGGTCGCCAAGGCGGAAGGCATCCACGTCATGGGCGTGGACATCGGCGGCGCGACGACCGACGTCTTCTCCGTGTTCGACAGCGAGGGCCAGCCGGTGTTCAACCGCACGGTGTCCGCCAATCTGGGCATGAGTTACAGCGTTTCCAACGTGCTCGCCAGCGCGGGGCTCGAGAACGTGATGCGGTGGGTGCCCTTCAGGATGGACGAGGCCGACCTCAGGAACCGCATCAGGAACAAGATGATCCGCCCCACGACCGTCCCCCAGACCCTCGAGGAGCTCATCGTCGAGCAGGCCATCGCACGCGAAGCCCTCAGGCTGGCGCTCGTCCAGCACCGTGAGCTCGCGGTCGGCCTGAAGGGCGTGGCCCAGGAGCGGACGATAGGCGACGCCTTCGACCAGACCCAGACCGGGGCGACGCTCGTGAACATGATGCAGCTGGATCTCCTCATAGGTTCGGGCGGCGTGCTGTCGCACGCCCCCAGGAGGAGCCAGGCCGCGATGATGCTCATCGATTCGTTCGTCCCCGAGGGCGTAACGATGCTCGCGGTCGACTCGATCTTCATGATGCCCCAGCTCGGGGTGCTGTCCGAAGTGCTGCCCAGGGCAGCCACCGAGGTGTTCGACAAGGACTGCCTCATCAGGCTCGGCTCCTGCGTGGCCCCCGCGGGCCAGGGCAGGGATGGCCAGCAGGCCGCGGCGCTCACGATGCACATGCCCGACGGGAAGACCCGCGAGGCCGTCATCGAATTCGGGCGCATGCAGGTCATCCCCCTCGGCGTGGGCGAGAAGGCCCGCACGTCGATCCGCCCCGCCAAGGGCGTCGACCTCGGCGAGGGGGCCGGGAGGAACATCGAAGTCGACCTCGAGGGCGGAGTGGTCGGAGTCGTGCTCGACGGCAGGGGCAGGCCGTTCGTGCTGCCCGCGGGCGATTCGGAACGGGTCAAGAAGCTCCAGGAGTGGGCCATGGCTCTCACCGCCTACCCTGACAAGTTCCTTTCCCTTGGGAGGTAG